Below is a window of Culturomica massiliensis DNA.
CCCGACGGCATTCCTGTTTTCGTCATTGATCCCAAAATTCCACAGCAAGCCCGGCAATGGGGATTTCACCTCATTGAAAAAGGAGCTTCTGCAGGGGTGGAAGAATTGAAAAAAATACTTCTGACAAGCAACCGGCATTAAAACCCGACATACATCTGCTTTCAGATAACAATAAATAACAGCATCAAAAAATCGAATGCATTTAAATCAATCACAAATTATATATGGGAAGAGGAAAAAAACCAGTATTGGAAAATGTTGAAATAAAAAAAATAGCAGCAGAAGGTAAATCCATTGCCTACGTCGATGAAAAAGTACTATTCGTCCCCAACACCGTACCGGGAGACATCGTCGATGTGCAAGTAACACGTAAGAGAAAAAGCTTCCTGGAAGGATTTGTAATCAACATCCGCAAACTTTCCGAATGGAGAACCGAGCCGTTTTGTGCTCATTTTGGTATTTGCGGCGGTTGTAAATGGCAAAACCTCCCTTACGAGAAACAACTTGAATTCAAACAGCAGGAAGTCATCGACAACTTACAACGCATCGGAAAAATAGAATTACAAAACATTCGTCCGATCATCGGTTCCCCGAAAACCCGGGAATACCGCAATAAACTCGAATTCACATTTTGCAACAAACGTTTTTTGACACGGGAAGAAATCGGACGGGACGAATCAATCGCACGTACACCGGCTGTAGGCTTCCACGTTCCGGGATTATTCGACAAGATCGTAGATATCGAAACCTGTTACCTGCAAGGCTTTCCTTCTAATGAGATCCGTAACTTTATCAGACAATATGCTATCACCCAAGGACTCCCTTTCTTTGATATCCGGAATCAGGAAGGTTTTTTGCGTACATTAATCATCCGAACGGCATCTACCGGCGACACCATGGTTATCCTCGCCTTTTTCCATGAAGACCGGGAAGCCCGGGAAGCCCTGCTAAACACATTACTACAACAGTTCCCCCGGATTACATCCCTGATGTATGTCATCAATGAAAAGGCCAACGATACAATCACCGATCAGGAAATCATCTGCTATCACGGGCAGGATCACATCTTCGAAGCCATGGAGGACCTGAAATTCAAAATCGGTCCGAAATCCTTTTATCAAACCAATTCAGAACAGGCTTACAAGCTCTATTGCCAGACACGTGAATTAGCCGGCCTGACCGGAAAAGAAACCGTATACGACTTATATACCGGCACCGGAACCATTGCCAATTTCGTTGCCCGGAACGCAGCCCGGGTGATCGGTATCGAATATGTCCCGGAAGCCATCGAAGATGCTAAAATCAACTCTGCACTGAACAACATCACCAACACCCTCTTCTACGCAGGAGATATGAAAGATGTATTAAACGATGAATTCATCCGGGAGCACGGACATCCGGACGTAATCATTACAGATCCTCCCCGTGCCGGGATGCACCCGGATGTCGTACAAACCATACTGAACGCGGCCCCCGGGCGAATCGTCTATGTCAGTTGCAACTCTGCCACGCAAGCCAGAGACCTGCAACAGATGGATTCCCAATATAAAGTAACGGCCGTTCAGCCCGTTGACATGTTCCCCCACACACATCACGTAGAGAACATCGTACTTCTGGAAAAAAGATAATCCTTCTGCTGCAAGTGGTTTAAAAATAAAAGATAGATAAAAACTTTCGGTTCCGATTAAAAAATTCAATCTAAACCGAAAGTTTATCTTTTACCCAGCCGTTCCCGGCCGTAAAGCAAATCATCAAAAATATCTGCAAATCATTTCAATATACCTGATTTTCCGATTATTTTTCCAGATAAGCACGGATCATCCAGGCTGTCTTCTCCTTCTTTTCTATCATATCTTCCAGAAAATTAGTCGTACCGGCATCATCCGTATCTTCTTCTTTTTCCAACTGTTCGATATCTTTCCTTATCTCGCGGATTAAAGTATCGTTATCCTCACTCAGAATAGCCAACATTTTTTTGGCTTCCGGCAACGGTTCCGTTTCGCAATGTTCTTTGATACGATTGTGTTCGAGATAGCCGGCCAACGACCCGAGAGGACGTTCGTCCAAAGAGCGGATTCGTTCAGCGATAGAATCGATATCCTCTATCAGACCGTTATACAAATCTTCCATAAAAACATGGTATGAATGGAAACTTACGCCTTTTACATTCCAATGGTAATTCCAAGTTTTTGCCAACAATACAAAATGATCTGCCAACAGATTATTCAATACCGTTTTACTGGCTTTCACTGTTTTGGGTTCCAACCCGATATTTGCTGCCATAATAAACTTCATTTAAAATTAAACTTCTTTTTAGTATGCCTATAAACGCAGGAAAACAACTTTTGTTACACAAATTCAGGAAGAGTTTCGCTGCTGCCTCTCCGAATTCCCCTATTCCGGTTTGTATCCGGACACCATTTTCACACGGCCAGACAATTCAGAAACAGCTCTTCCGCATTGTCCCACAGTTCATAGCTTATAGAATTAAATCATAAATAAATCTTAAATTTATTTTATTTTCCTATATTTGTAAAAATTACGTGTGTGTATTCATGAAAAACACTTTACTATTTTTGTTTTGGTTTGTCATTACTATATCTTGTTGCGGACAAGATTCAATAAGAGGGAAATATGTACTATTATTCAATTCTGCCAGTTTCAACGAC
It encodes the following:
- the rlmD gene encoding 23S rRNA (uracil(1939)-C(5))-methyltransferase RlmD, encoding MGRGKKPVLENVEIKKIAAEGKSIAYVDEKVLFVPNTVPGDIVDVQVTRKRKSFLEGFVINIRKLSEWRTEPFCAHFGICGGCKWQNLPYEKQLEFKQQEVIDNLQRIGKIELQNIRPIIGSPKTREYRNKLEFTFCNKRFLTREEIGRDESIARTPAVGFHVPGLFDKIVDIETCYLQGFPSNEIRNFIRQYAITQGLPFFDIRNQEGFLRTLIIRTASTGDTMVILAFFHEDREAREALLNTLLQQFPRITSLMYVINEKANDTITDQEIICYHGQDHIFEAMEDLKFKIGPKSFYQTNSEQAYKLYCQTRELAGLTGKETVYDLYTGTGTIANFVARNAARVIGIEYVPEAIEDAKINSALNNITNTLFYAGDMKDVLNDEFIREHGHPDVIITDPPRAGMHPDVVQTILNAAPGRIVYVSCNSATQARDLQQMDSQYKVTAVQPVDMFPHTHHVENIVLLEKR
- a CDS encoding Dps family protein, with the translated sequence MAANIGLEPKTVKASKTVLNNLLADHFVLLAKTWNYHWNVKGVSFHSYHVFMEDLYNGLIEDIDSIAERIRSLDERPLGSLAGYLEHNRIKEHCETEPLPEAKKMLAILSEDNDTLIREIRKDIEQLEKEEDTDDAGTTNFLEDMIEKKEKTAWMIRAYLEK